In the genome of Candidatus Cloacimonadota bacterium, one region contains:
- a CDS encoding C10 family peptidase produces the protein MKKIFLGLLIITLFLLGDLFASPVDLEMATQVANMKITIKGKTDYTVDDVFKLKDENGTILSYVFSLSPKGYIAISTDTDITPVITYSFRNDFVAEDIPQNIGYQMLKRDMQLRLEAIPLTSEEIKSKNNLSWTNYEKGNAGFFQTKGREIWPAPGTTPTGGWIETQWNQNPSPYWDYCPLDPEHGGKCVVGCVATAMAQIVNYHRYIDDVSFDDSDDYWSTYTTPNIHIDDDWNSYDFPSFPTLNTYLDDLRACYMTNDDITNDMIAALSFACGVSTHMQYSANGSGTQLSEIATALLGKFGYDSATHYYSSHPQFYNYLKGDMMGGRPAALGISGGGGAGHAIDCDGYDSGGDTYHLNMGWGGYQDGWYSLPSGMPSGFNVVDHAVMNIEGGELPFLEIDSYFVAELTGDFDGNVNPGESITLRIRLSNRESFATATDIVGILHCDDPRATITDSIGTWNDIAAGSSGLNLLDPVSIDFDDGIGVCTIDFTLQVTSNIVYSADLDLSIDVVLDQAGWPIEIINGILGCPALVDINNNGETDVIFGDKNGNVHCCDNSGNEFTGFPFNTGGQIYGSVAITDINGDGELNIVVGSRSNDINVLKPNGDELFSFTTPGDILCTPVISDIDNNGSYEIIFQTAYKDLYVIDSSGANYPNFPVTLPGAMYMNVGVAVADINGDNLKEILVGCSDGNVYCINTSAETIWTAETSGAIRSSPTIVKFEEDYKIVAGTSTGKVYIISSDGVVENEITLSGEIRTSPIIVNLDDSDINGFDDLEIVVGTMTGKLYVVDWAGNILSGFPYNTGTAIESTPIIADINDDGLFDIIFGCNDKNLYAIASNGGIVTDFPIYCSYDIKSPPSIADIDEDGDYEIAFGTINGLCIIDYKPAYSDSSIMWPMYRYNLERTGLVDWTQPSGIDNSYSQYRYFIEQNFPNPVKTSTTISFSLATNKHEQARIKIYNARGQLVKKCNVQNAKCGLNEIIWNGKDSNDNKVANGIYLYRLETDDYKSEIKKMILLR, from the coding sequence ATGAAAAAAATATTTTTAGGACTTTTAATAATTACATTATTTCTACTTGGAGACTTATTTGCCAGTCCAGTAGATTTAGAAATGGCAACTCAAGTTGCAAATATGAAAATAACAATCAAAGGCAAAACAGATTATACCGTAGATGATGTTTTTAAATTGAAAGATGAAAATGGAACGATTTTATCCTATGTATTCAGCCTAAGCCCAAAAGGTTATATTGCTATCTCAACTGATACAGATATTACACCTGTTATTACTTATTCATTCCGTAATGATTTTGTTGCTGAGGACATTCCGCAAAATATTGGATACCAGATGTTGAAAAGAGATATGCAACTACGATTGGAAGCTATTCCATTAACTTCTGAAGAAATTAAAAGTAAAAATAATCTTTCTTGGACTAATTATGAAAAAGGCAATGCTGGCTTTTTTCAAACTAAAGGTCGTGAGATATGGCCTGCACCGGGAACCACTCCCACAGGTGGATGGATAGAAACCCAATGGAATCAAAATCCTTCCCCATATTGGGATTACTGCCCTTTGGATCCGGAGCATGGAGGAAAATGCGTAGTCGGTTGTGTCGCAACAGCTATGGCACAAATAGTCAATTATCATAGATATATTGATGATGTAAGTTTTGATGATAGTGACGACTATTGGTCTACATACACCACTCCTAACATCCATATTGATGATGATTGGAATTCTTATGATTTTCCTTCATTTCCTACATTGAATACATATTTAGATGATTTAAGAGCTTGCTATATGACAAATGATGATATAACGAATGATATGATAGCAGCCTTATCGTTTGCTTGCGGAGTTTCAACTCATATGCAATATTCAGCCAATGGTTCAGGCACACAATTATCAGAAATAGCAACCGCCCTTTTGGGCAAATTCGGATACGATTCAGCGACACACTATTATTCTTCTCACCCACAATTTTACAATTATCTCAAAGGGGATATGATGGGAGGACGTCCAGCTGCCTTGGGGATCTCAGGTGGAGGGGGTGCTGGGCATGCAATTGATTGTGATGGTTATGATAGTGGAGGTGATACATACCACCTAAATATGGGCTGGGGTGGATATCAGGACGGATGGTACTCATTACCAAGTGGAATGCCCAGCGGTTTTAATGTAGTTGATCATGCTGTAATGAACATTGAAGGCGGTGAACTGCCATTCCTTGAAATTGATTCTTATTTCGTTGCTGAATTAACAGGAGACTTTGATGGAAATGTCAATCCAGGAGAATCAATTACCCTTCGAATAAGACTCTCTAATAGAGAAAGCTTTGCAACTGCTACTGATATAGTAGGTATCTTACATTGCGATGACCCTCGTGCCACTATTACTGACTCAATCGGAACATGGAATGATATTGCAGCAGGTTCCTCAGGATTGAATTTATTAGACCCAGTCAGTATAGATTTTGACGATGGAATTGGAGTTTGTACAATTGATTTTACATTACAAGTTACAAGCAATATCGTCTATTCTGCAGACCTTGATCTCAGCATTGATGTAGTATTGGATCAAGCTGGATGGCCTATTGAAATTATAAATGGCATTTTAGGATGCCCTGCTTTAGTAGATATTAACAACAACGGAGAAACAGATGTAATATTTGGCGATAAAAACGGTAATGTTCATTGTTGTGATAATTCAGGAAATGAATTCACCGGTTTCCCATTTAATACCGGTGGTCAAATATATGGCTCTGTAGCCATTACAGACATCAACGGTGATGGTGAGCTCAACATTGTAGTTGGTTCAAGAAGTAACGATATTAATGTGCTAAAGCCTAATGGTGATGAATTATTTTCTTTTACTACTCCTGGAGATATTTTATGCACGCCAGTTATCTCAGATATTGATAACAACGGAAGTTATGAAATCATTTTTCAAACTGCATATAAAGACCTTTATGTAATTGATTCCTCAGGAGCAAATTATCCAAACTTTCCGGTTACACTTCCAGGTGCTATGTACATGAATGTGGGGGTCGCTGTTGCTGATATTAATGGTGATAATTTAAAGGAAATTCTCGTCGGTTGCAGTGATGGTAATGTATATTGCATAAATACAAGCGCTGAGACAATATGGACAGCAGAAACTTCTGGAGCAATTCGTTCTTCTCCAACTATTGTCAAGTTTGAAGAAGACTATAAAATTGTTGCAGGAACATCTACTGGTAAGGTGTATATTATTTCTTCAGATGGTGTTGTGGAAAATGAAATCACTCTTTCCGGAGAGATAAGGACTTCACCTATTATAGTAAATTTGGATGATAGCGATATAAACGGTTTTGATGATTTAGAAATTGTAGTTGGAACTATGACTGGAAAACTTTATGTTGTAGATTGGGCAGGTAATATCCTTTCTGGATTCCCATATAATACTGGCACGGCAATTGAATCTACTCCAATTATTGCAGATATTAATGATGATGGATTGTTTGATATTATTTTCGGGTGTAATGATAAAAACCTATATGCTATTGCATCAAATGGTGGAATTGTAACTGATTTTCCAATTTACTGCAGTTATGATATAAAATCTCCCCCATCAATTGCTGATATTGATGAAGATGGAGATTATGAAATTGCGTTTGGCACAATTAATGGACTTTGCATAATTGATTATAAGCCTGCTTACAGTGACTCATCTATTATGTGGCCTATGTATCGGTATAATTTAGAAAGAACCGGACTTGTTGATTGGACACAGCCATCAGGAATTGATAATAGCTATAGTCAGTATAGATATTTTATTGAACAGAACTTTCCTAATCCTGTAAAAACTTCTACAACAATTTCATTTAGCTTAGCCACGAACAAACACGAACAAGCACGAATAAAAATTTATAATGCAAGAGGGCAATTAGTAAAGAAGTGCAATGTGCAAAATGCAAAATGTGGATTAAACGAAATTATCTGGAATGGTAAAGATTCAAACGATAATAAAGTAGCAAATGGTATATATCTCTATCGTCTTGAAACAGATGATTATAAATCCGAGATTAAAAAGATGATTCTCCTTCGCTAA
- a CDS encoding T9SS type A sorting domain-containing protein: MTKIISLLIIVLLFTYFFSFANDFTIEKINTFAFAQNFNTSEESIIIEYPYLYALTSHGLEIYEIMNNAHLQQLAVLSIRSPDRFVKKDNFIYITNLRNDIYDLFPICLYQVDITDKENPYIYNEIEFDETIRYFILQIYNNYLYLLNGYIPDRIYTIPDLEFFTSIPASIDIEKINDSIGINMPYANLLDIYDVSDFTNIQQIGTIDMTPIHGNCGTRYFEMLNDTILIAGGQSAVSFWNISDSANWEYISHYELDEYMIFGKNFTIIDTFLALTRFDGLELLDISDIYNPQSVDFIEYLIYGLASASYNDDLYLATWVDGIRRYKVENNEINFIENIFEYPYFHSGYIYSNYLFVQTFHYGFYLFDISNPDAPVEIATSLSNPNYKDLKGYENLIVTKDWTDYNYKIFDISDPLNPVLINTIPVGDYYQVSWSYLSFDDTELNTVYFFTVYPNTIIRKYDISEPGNTILLFEYTDLDGDSFFVKNGYGYLLNDINNYQNLYILNGLYENTPYLANTIDHFSEYIYTPLIRPYNNYLGLFYKSEYDETKFFNLNDPLIPTFAFELSVPSNYACPGIYDDILFTSTWTSSYIYDISGNPSGILETIDSINGFTYIRSIDFYNSGDNNYLFTIEESDIGVFEFSYSHSVGDEILNQDNIILNNYPNPFSNSTTISFSGTLNSHELSQIRIYNVKGQLVKNFELRTPNSEFMKVVWDGKDEDGKSLSDGIYFYKLISKNQSLTRKMLLLR; this comes from the coding sequence ATGACAAAAATAATTTCTTTATTAATAATAGTATTATTATTTACTTACTTTTTTTCTTTTGCTAATGATTTTACTATTGAGAAGATTAATACTTTTGCCTTTGCACAAAATTTTAATACTTCTGAAGAGAGTATAATAATAGAGTATCCATATTTATACGCACTAACTTCTCACGGTTTGGAGATTTATGAAATAATGAATAACGCTCATTTGCAGCAGCTTGCAGTTCTATCAATTAGATCTCCAGATCGCTTTGTTAAAAAGGATAATTTTATTTATATCACTAATCTTCGTAATGATATTTATGATTTATTTCCAATCTGTCTTTATCAAGTTGACATAACGGATAAAGAGAATCCATACATTTACAACGAAATTGAATTTGATGAAACAATTCGTTACTTTATCTTACAAATTTATAATAATTATCTTTATTTATTAAACGGTTACATACCAGACAGAATATATACTATACCTGATTTAGAATTTTTTACCAGTATTCCTGCCTCAATAGATATTGAAAAAATCAATGATTCAATAGGGATAAATATGCCATACGCCAATCTCCTTGATATATATGATGTCTCGGATTTCACAAATATACAACAAATCGGCACGATAGATATGACTCCAATTCATGGCAATTGTGGAACAAGGTATTTTGAAATGTTGAATGATACAATACTAATTGCTGGGGGGCAATCTGCAGTTTCTTTCTGGAATATCTCAGATAGCGCTAATTGGGAGTATATTTCTCATTATGAACTGGATGAGTATATGATATTTGGGAAAAATTTTACGATTATTGATACTTTTTTGGCTCTTACTCGTTTTGATGGTCTGGAACTTTTAGACATATCTGATATATATAATCCACAATCTGTTGATTTTATTGAATATCTGATTTATGGTTTAGCGAGTGCTTCATATAATGACGATTTGTATCTTGCAACTTGGGTAGATGGAATACGAAGATACAAAGTAGAAAACAATGAAATTAATTTTATAGAAAACATTTTTGAATATCCTTACTTCCATTCCGGATATATTTACTCAAACTATCTTTTTGTTCAGACCTTTCATTATGGTTTTTATTTATTTGATATAAGTAATCCTGATGCACCCGTTGAAATTGCCACCAGTCTTTCAAATCCTAATTATAAAGATTTAAAAGGTTATGAAAATCTGATTGTAACTAAAGATTGGACAGATTATAATTATAAAATATTTGATATTTCTGACCCACTCAATCCAGTTCTAATAAATACAATACCAGTAGGTGATTACTATCAGGTAAGTTGGTCTTATTTAAGTTTTGATGATACTGAACTGAATACCGTATATTTTTTTACCGTTTACCCAAATACAATAATAAGAAAATATGATATTTCTGAACCAGGGAACACGATATTACTATTTGAGTATACTGACCTTGATGGGGATAGTTTTTTTGTAAAAAATGGGTATGGATATTTATTGAATGATATTAATAACTACCAAAATTTATATATATTAAATGGGTTATATGAAAATACTCCTTATTTAGCAAATACAATTGACCATTTTTCGGAATATATATATACACCTCTTATAAGACCTTACAACAATTATTTAGGTTTGTTTTATAAGTCTGAATATGATGAAACGAAGTTCTTTAACCTAAATGACCCTCTTATTCCAACCTTTGCATTTGAATTATCTGTGCCTTCTAATTATGCATGTCCAGGAATTTATGATGATATACTTTTCACATCAACCTGGACTTCTTCATATATATATGATATAAGTGGAAATCCATCAGGTATATTGGAAACTATTGATAGTATTAATGGCTTCACATACATCCGCTCAATAGATTTTTATAACTCGGGTGATAATAATTATTTATTTACTATTGAAGAATCTGATATTGGTGTTTTTGAGTTTTCGTATAGTCATTCTGTAGGTGATGAAATTTTAAATCAGGATAACATAATTCTTAACAACTATCCCAACCCTTTCTCCAACTCCACCACCATCTCGTTTTCAGGAACATTGAATTCACATGAATTATCGCAAATTAGGATTTATAATGTAAAAGGTCAGCTAGTAAAGAATTTCGAACTCCGAACTCCGAATTCCGAATTTATGAAGGTTGTCTGGGATGGAAAAGATGAGGATGGAAAATCGCTTTCCGACGGAATCTATTTCTATAAATTAATCAGTAAAAATCAGTCATTAACCAGGAAAATGCTCCTCCTACGCTAA
- a CDS encoding PDZ domain-containing protein, whose product MANQGYYRFPTVYNDSVVFTSENELWIVSSKGGIARQLTTTPGIAYYPKFSPDGKWIAFSSTEEGHSEIYIIPSEGGTAKRLTFLGSHSFVVGWSRDGKFILFASNFGQPFRRLFYIYKVSLAGDLIEKVPVGAAMDISYARKQGVIIGRHTTDPARWKRYRGGTAGKLWIDVNETGKFKPYLELDTNIGSPMWIDDRIYFISDHEGIGNIYSANLDGQDIQRHTHHSEFYARNASTDGESIVYHCGGDLYIYDIKNRTNKKINIKYFSSRPQTKAKFVNADKYLQGYEIHPQSEHLTLNVRGKIFNMASWEGPVIQNGNSSDARYKFSKWLSDGKRIVLVSDEGGEEHIEIHWATEEKNPIKFKDIDVGQIIALAVSPKDDKAIFSNNRMELFLADLKSKDVVKFDESEHGPIDYLTWSPDGKWIAYRFWKSGEMCCIKFGNITDKKRYEITNPVLWDWAPTFDPEGKYLYFLSARKFDPVYDKMQFELSFPKGVRPYLITLDKELKNPFKKVPDLEVKEEKSEDEKSKDKKKEVKVKIDLENIIDRIIPFPVEEGIYRQISAIKDKVLFSLFPVEGSLKMKWPPTELPANGSIKMYDFTNQKEETIVDGISNFEVARNGKKLVYRAGNKLRIIDADKKLDDKMKVMAKPGKESGWIDLSRIKVKVDLEGEWRQMYREAWRLQREHFWNKDMSNIDWQEVYKRYLPLLGRIGTRGEFSDLIWEMQGELGTSHSYEFGGDYKKPPQYKIGFLGVDFVYDKEKQKYRISHIVHGDSWDEDKDSPLNQPGLLVNEGDYLLSINGEKLDKNHSPFQVLLNQADSEVFIRIEDGKTGKIKSCFVKALKTETPLRYREWVENNRRFVHKKTNGRIGYVHIPDMMPPGFAEFHRYYLSEFNHEGLIVDVRFNGGGHVSCLLLEKLARKRIGYDVPRWGKPEPYPAESVPGPIVALTNEDAGSDGDIFSHSFKLMKIGPLLGKRTWGGVIGISARYNLMDGGLTTQPEYSFWFKDVGWGVENYGTDPDIEVDINPKDYVGNRDPQLRRAVEEVEKLLKENPPLKPDFGKKPNLALPKLPK is encoded by the coding sequence ATGGCAAATCAAGGGTATTACCGATTTCCCACTGTTTACAATGACAGTGTAGTTTTCACAAGTGAAAATGAATTGTGGATAGTTTCATCAAAAGGTGGCATTGCAAGGCAACTTACTACAACCCCAGGAATTGCATACTATCCAAAATTCTCCCCTGATGGGAAATGGATAGCGTTCTCAAGCACAGAAGAAGGTCATTCTGAAATCTACATTATCCCATCAGAAGGAGGCACAGCCAAACGACTAACCTTTTTGGGCTCCCATTCTTTTGTTGTTGGATGGAGCAGAGATGGAAAATTTATTCTTTTTGCCAGTAATTTTGGTCAGCCATTCAGAAGATTATTTTACATCTACAAAGTGTCATTGGCGGGTGATTTGATAGAAAAAGTCCCTGTTGGTGCTGCTATGGATATCTCCTATGCCAGGAAGCAAGGAGTTATCATTGGCAGACATACAACTGACCCGGCAAGATGGAAAAGATATCGCGGAGGCACGGCTGGCAAACTCTGGATTGATGTAAATGAAACTGGAAAATTCAAACCATATTTAGAATTAGACACAAACATTGGCAGTCCAATGTGGATAGATGATAGAATCTACTTTATCTCTGACCACGAAGGCATTGGCAACATTTATTCTGCTAATCTTGATGGCCAGGATATTCAAAGGCATACTCATCATTCAGAATTTTATGCAAGAAATGCCAGCACAGATGGGGAATCCATCGTTTATCACTGCGGTGGAGATTTGTATATTTATGATATAAAAAACCGAACCAACAAAAAGATAAATATCAAATATTTCAGTTCACGCCCCCAGACCAAAGCAAAATTTGTTAACGCTGATAAGTATTTGCAGGGTTATGAAATTCACCCTCAATCTGAACATTTAACTTTGAATGTTCGGGGTAAAATTTTCAATATGGCAAGCTGGGAAGGACCTGTTATTCAAAATGGCAACTCATCTGATGCAAGGTATAAGTTTAGTAAGTGGCTATCTGATGGAAAACGAATTGTTCTGGTTTCTGATGAAGGTGGTGAAGAACATATAGAAATCCATTGGGCAACTGAAGAAAAAAATCCTATCAAATTTAAGGATATAGATGTTGGCCAGATTATTGCCCTGGCTGTTTCGCCAAAGGATGATAAAGCAATTTTCTCTAACAACCGCATGGAACTCTTTCTGGCTGACTTGAAAAGTAAAGATGTAGTTAAATTTGATGAAAGTGAACATGGACCAATTGATTATCTTACCTGGTCTCCTGATGGTAAATGGATTGCTTATCGTTTCTGGAAATCTGGAGAGATGTGTTGTATTAAGTTCGGAAACATTACAGATAAAAAGAGATATGAAATAACAAATCCTGTTTTATGGGATTGGGCACCCACTTTTGACCCTGAGGGAAAATATCTATATTTCCTCTCAGCGAGAAAATTTGACCCTGTATATGATAAAATGCAGTTTGAATTAAGCTTTCCCAAAGGAGTTCGCCCTTATCTTATAACACTTGATAAAGAATTAAAAAATCCATTCAAAAAAGTTCCAGATTTGGAAGTTAAAGAGGAAAAGAGCGAAGATGAAAAATCCAAAGATAAGAAAAAAGAAGTAAAAGTTAAAATTGATTTGGAGAATATTATAGACCGTATTATTCCATTCCCGGTTGAAGAAGGAATATATCGCCAGATATCCGCAATAAAAGATAAAGTGTTGTTTTCACTATTCCCGGTAGAAGGCAGTTTGAAGATGAAATGGCCGCCTACAGAACTCCCGGCTAATGGCTCAATCAAAATGTATGATTTTACGAATCAAAAGGAAGAGACGATAGTAGATGGAATCTCTAATTTCGAAGTCGCACGAAATGGCAAGAAACTGGTTTACAGAGCCGGAAATAAACTTAGGATTATTGATGCAGACAAAAAATTAGATGATAAAATGAAAGTAATGGCAAAACCCGGCAAAGAGAGCGGTTGGATAGACCTTTCCAGAATAAAAGTCAAGGTTGATTTAGAAGGTGAATGGCGTCAGATGTATAGAGAAGCATGGAGATTACAGCGAGAACATTTCTGGAATAAAGATATGTCTAATATAGATTGGCAAGAAGTTTATAAACGCTATCTGCCTTTGCTGGGTAGAATCGGAACCCGTGGAGAATTTTCAGACTTGATATGGGAGATGCAGGGAGAACTTGGCACTTCGCATTCTTATGAATTTGGTGGTGATTATAAAAAACCACCGCAGTATAAAATCGGCTTTTTGGGTGTTGATTTTGTATACGATAAAGAGAAGCAAAAATATCGCATCTCTCACATCGTTCACGGTGACTCATGGGATGAGGATAAGGATTCTCCTCTTAATCAACCCGGTTTGTTGGTAAATGAAGGAGATTATTTGCTTAGTATTAATGGAGAGAAATTGGATAAAAATCATTCCCCTTTTCAGGTATTGTTAAATCAAGCAGACAGTGAAGTTTTTATTCGTATTGAAGATGGTAAAACTGGAAAAATCAAATCCTGCTTTGTAAAGGCATTAAAGACCGAAACTCCACTAAGATATCGCGAATGGGTAGAAAATAACAGAAGATTTGTGCATAAGAAAACCAATGGACGCATCGGCTATGTGCATATTCCTGATATGATGCCTCCTGGCTTTGCTGAGTTTCATCGCTACTACCTTAGTGAATTTAATCATGAAGGATTAATCGTGGATGTCAGATTCAATGGTGGAGGTCATGTCTCTTGCTTACTCCTGGAGAAATTAGCCAGAAAAAGAATTGGTTATGATGTCCCAAGATGGGGAAAACCAGAACCATATCCAGCGGAATCAGTTCCAGGTCCTATTGTTGCTTTAACTAATGAAGATGCTGGCTCTGATGGGGATATTTTCAGTCATAGCTTTAAATTGATGAAGATAGGTCCATTGCTTGGCAAACGCACCTGGGGGGGAGTAATTGGAATCAGTGCTCGTTATAATTTAATGGATGGAGGATTGACCACACAGCCTGAATACTCATTCTGGTTTAAAGATGTGGGTTGGGGAGTAGAAAATTACGGCACTGACCCTGATATTGAAGTTGATATTAACCCAAAAGACTATGTGGGAAACAGAGACCCACAACTAAGAAGGGCAGTTGAAGAAGTGGAAAAATTGTTGAAAGAAAATCCACCTCTTAAACCGGATTTTGGCAAGAAGCCGAATCTGGCTTTACCCAAATTACCTAAGTAA
- a CDS encoding T9SS type A sorting domain-containing protein encodes MTAYPNPFSTSTTISFFNTKPSKNTKIKIYNIKGHLVKQFKRQKVKGKNIEIVWKGKDENGKQLPNGIYLFKLTTKDYQSAVKKIILVK; translated from the coding sequence TTGACTGCGTATCCCAATCCATTCAGTACTTCTACTACCATATCCTTTTTCAACACAAAGCCCTCAAAGAACACGAAGATAAAAATTTATAACATAAAAGGACACCTGGTGAAACAATTCAAAAGGCAAAAGGTAAAAGGTAAAAATATTGAGATTGTCTGGAAGGGGAAAGATGAAAATGGTAAACAGTTGCCTAACGGAATCTATCTCTTTAAATTAACTACTAAAGATTATCAATCTGCAGTCAAAAAAATAATTTTAGTAAAATAA
- a CDS encoding T9SS type A sorting domain-containing protein — protein sequence MKKKGLTILAISVIMFLGISATLIAQNMVTNGDLESWTGGNPDNWNHVENIAQESTNIHGGTYSAAHQSASGTKDFGHEYIAGIIAGHDYNLSYYFLDNDDQARTRLWSKWKDDAGSTVGSTISTEYSTDNAEWQHYNNTITAPDGATQFYLEVRVYKESSGAYGGSVYYDDFSFEDAGGATPTITNAYALSATAVDVLYNIDLTAVASADYTLTGTATITFSSATIDGTNAKLVHLTGASANMIGDITLDNIYDAENDTDYDFYAGITPIALTNTLNPDDHIVNGEFATFQGIVSANDEYNNVWVSDDSGPYNGILIYDYDFDGLVAVGDEILFIAKRDEYNNLTELKDPILISTISTGNLPYSPADISGSDIGNTIAANTNPAEQWEGQLVVINNVLVAASPVNKDDLYIGSDDSWATTFVIGDEVDYQYENIGPILDDAIASGEPIDIKGVVDWNYSNEYYRINPRSAADLPVEDYPHTTNSFALYQNYPNPFSASTTISFNLATDLHPSSAVAMLRRVDRLTQIKIYNIKGQIVKQLKIENLKLKINEVVWDGKDESRKQVPNGIYFCRLSWGDKSAVKKMLLLK from the coding sequence ATGAAAAAGAAAGGATTAACAATTCTTGCCATAAGTGTAATTATGTTTTTAGGCATTTCGGCAACTTTAATTGCACAAAATATGGTAACAAACGGTGACCTCGAATCATGGACTGGTGGAAATCCAGATAATTGGAATCATGTTGAAAATATAGCACAAGAATCAACAAACATTCATGGAGGTACTTATTCTGCAGCACATCAATCAGCTTCAGGTACAAAAGATTTTGGGCACGAGTATATTGCTGGAATAATTGCTGGACATGATTATAATTTGAGTTACTATTTTCTTGATAATGATGATCAGGCAAGAACAAGACTATGGTCAAAATGGAAAGATGATGCTGGTAGCACTGTAGGTTCAACAATCAGTACTGAGTATTCTACTGATAATGCGGAATGGCAACATTACAATAATACTATAACCGCTCCTGATGGAGCAACTCAATTCTACCTTGAAGTAAGAGTTTATAAGGAGTCAAGCGGTGCTTATGGTGGATCTGTCTACTATGATGATTTTTCTTTTGAAGATGCTGGGGGTGCCACGCCCACAATTACCAATGCATATGCTTTAAGTGCAACTGCAGTTGATGTACTCTATAATATTGATTTAACCGCAGTAGCCTCAGCAGATTATACTTTAACAGGCACAGCAACGATTACATTCTCATCTGCAACTATTGATGGCACTAATGCAAAACTCGTTCATCTTACAGGAGCATCAGCAAATATGATTGGAGATATTACACTTGATAATATCTATGATGCAGAAAATGACACAGATTATGATTTCTATGCAGGCATTACACCAATTGCTTTAACAAATACCCTCAATCCTGATGATCATATTGTAAATGGGGAGTTTGCCACTTTCCAGGGAATTGTCTCTGCTAATGATGAATACAATAATGTCTGGGTAAGTGATGATTCTGGACCCTACAACGGTATTTTAATATACGATTACGATTTTGATGGTTTGGTAGCAGTTGGCGATGAGATTCTGTTTATTGCGAAGAGGGATGAATATAATAATCTCACCGAACTAAAAGATCCTATCCTTATCTCAACAATATCAACTGGAAATCTTCCCTATTCTCCAGCAGACATTTCTGGTTCCGATATTGGTAATACTATTGCAGCAAATACAAATCCAGCCGAACAATGGGAAGGACAACTCGTAGTTATCAACAATGTATTAGTTGCCGCCTCTCCTGTTAATAAAGATGACCTTTACATCGGATCAGATGATAGTTGGGCAACAACCTTTGTTATCGGCGATGAGGTTGATTATCAATATGAAAATATTGGACCAATATTAGATGATGCGATTGCTTCTGGCGAACCGATTGATATTAAAGGAGTGGTTGATTGGAATTATAGTAATGAATATTATAGAATCAACCCAAGATCTGCAGCGGATTTACCTGTAGAAGATTATCCCCATACTACTAATTCTTTTGCTCTCTATCAGAACTATCCAAATCCATTTAGTGCTTCTACCACGATTTCGTTTAATTTAGCCACTGATTTACACCCGTCCTCCGCAGTAGCAATGCTACGGAGGGTGGACAGATTAACACAGATAAAAATTTATAACATAAAAGGGCAAATAGTAAAACAATTAAAAATTGAAAATTTAAAGTTGAAAATTAATGAGGTTGTCTGGGATGGAAAAGATGAAAGCAGAAAACAAGTTCCTAATGGTATTTATTTTTGTAGATTATCTTGGGGAGATAAATCAGCAGTTAAAAAGATGCTGCTTCTAAAATAG